A DNA window from Naumovozyma dairenensis CBS 421 chromosome 8, complete genome contains the following coding sequences:
- the UTP15 gene encoding snoRNA-binding rRNA-processing protein UTP15 (similar to Saccharomyces cerevisiae UTP15 (YMR093W); ancestral locus Anc_2.469): MSSARPRIVTSRAAVLPQQTTPEQRYWRQFSSTQLVKEHNSVTHIAFNPQHPHDFAVTSSTRVQIFSSRTRQVIKTFSRFKDVVYSASFRSDGKLLCAGDATGLVSIYDSYNPRTILLSINASTHPTHVTKFHSQDNKTLITASDDRVIRLWDISNAYQPTLELTAATDYVRSVTCVPSAPHMIVSGSYDGVVRLYDTRTSSASTPIYSLNHEQPVEDIISISPTQIVSCGGPNFKIWDLTSNKKLFERGNFNKSVTCLDYIQDPQSPMNQTLIASSLDGHVKVFDPADNFTVKFGWKFSSAVLSCALSPGDSQGNKHLVAGLSSGLLAIRTKKKEKKISTNKKGLTVAAANEKSNNFKRMMRGAEYQGDQEYIVHNDKMKQQRRLRAFERNINQFKWADALDNAFVPGMAKELTLTVLQELRKRGKIRVALYNRDESSLEPLLNWCLKGIEDVRSTIVVADWIAVVLELYGDVFESSPVLQEMIVALRDKVRQEVYKAKESQRIEGMLQMLST, translated from the coding sequence ATGTCTTCTGCAAGACCTAGAATTGTCACTTCCAGAGCAGCTGTGCTCCCACAACAAACTACGCCAGAACAAAGATACTGGCGTCAATTCTCATCTACCCAACTTGTAAAAGAGCATAATAGTGTCACACATATTGCATTCAACCCACAACATCCTCATGATTTTGCTGTGACCTCCTCCACTAGAGTACagattttttcttccagAACTAGACAAGTCATTAAAACTTTCTCCAGATTCAAAGATGTCGTCTACTCCGCTTCTTTCAGAAGTGATGGTAAACTACTATGTGCTGGTGATGCTACAGGTCTGGTCTCCATCTACGACTCATACAATCCAAGAACAATTCTATTATCTATCAACGCATCTACACATCCCACTCACGTCACTAAATTCCATTCACAAGACAACAAAACATTAATCACCGCATCAGACGACAGAGTGATAAGACTTTGGGACATATCAAACGCATACCAACCCACTTTGGAATTAACAGCCGCTACAGATTACGTCCGTTCAGTAACTTGTGTCCCCTCAGCTCCACACATGATAGTATCAGGTTCTTACGATGGTGTGGTAAGATTATACGATACAAGAACATCATCCGCTTCCACTCCTATCTATTCTTTAAACCATGAACAACCAGTGGAAGATATAATCTCCATCTCCCCAACTCAAATCGTATCATGTGGGGGCcccaatttcaaaatttgggATTTGACTAGTAACAAGAAACTATTCGAACGTGggaatttcaataaatcaGTGACATGTCTGGATTATATACAAGATCCACAATCGCCAATGAATCAAACTTTGATTGCGTCGAGTTTGGATGGTCATGTTAAAGTATTTGACCCGGCTGATAATTTCACTGTCAAGTTTGGCTGGAAGTTCTCCTCTGCTGTATTGAGTTGTGCGTTGTCTCCGGGGGATTCTCAAGGGAATAAACATCTCGTTGCTGGGCTATCTTCTGGGTTGTTGGCTATTAGAActaagaagaaggaaaagaaaatctcCACGAATAAGAAGGGTTTAACTGTGGCTGCTGCCAATGAGAAAAGTAATAACTTTAAGAGAATGATGAGGGGTGCTGAATATCAAGGTGatcaagaatatattgttCATAATGATAAGATGAAACAACAACGTCGATTAAGGgcttttgaaagaaatatcaaCCAATTTAAATGGGCAGATGCCTTGGATAATGCCTTTGTACCAGGGATGGCCAAAGAATTGACTTTGACTGTATTACAAGAATTACGTAAACGCGGTAAGATCCGTGTTGCTCTTTATAATAGAGATGAATCATCTTTAGAACCATTGTTAAATTGGTGTTTAAAAGGTATTGAAGATGTTAGATCGACAATAGTGGTTGCGGATTGGATTGCAGTCGTATTAGAATTATATGGAGATGTCTTTGAAAGTTCGCCTGTTTTACAAGAAATGATTGTAGCACTAAGAGATAAAGTCAGGCAAGAAGTATACAAGGCAAAAGAATCTCAAAGGATAGAAGGGATGCTACAAATGTTGAGCACTTAG
- the AIP1 gene encoding Aip1p (similar to Saccharomyces cerevisiae AIP1 (YMR092C); ancestral locus Anc_2.470) produces the protein MPEIKLDSIIPPQPATRRNFSVHLSYDETTNTIAYPCGKSAFIRSLSEDVKDEITVQFTGHSSSNVTVVKFSPIKGSQYVCSGDESGKVIVWGWNKDLDTGIISTTIKSEFQVLAGPITDIAWDCEGKRLAVVGEGRDKFGVFISWDTGNSLGEISGHSQKINAVHFKQSRPMRCMTVGDAGTAVFYQGPPFKFTASDRMHHDQGKFIRDVKFSPDNGEFVVSVGSDRKIVCYDGKTGEFIKYIEDGSHQINGGNFALDWIDSNKFVTASADSKIAVWDVTTSKCEQVWTVTGSDSLKTQQVGVVVATKNNQIVSLSLDGTLNIFQMGQDSILRSIKGHNKGITALATNPLVSGSYDGKVMEWETIPKRLHDLHRNLIVSIDNVTSGKISSVSWDDTLMVNDEIKYKFEHQPKVSTSNDDGMTAVVTSENMLLLLNSVTGAILQSLQLKTPVAAIGLSSKIVSVGYEETNLIEVFDISELSSCFQLNSKLTSTPSCISISKSERYLAAGDVMGKIILFDLETRDIKTSRWSFHTGRINAISWRPEEEEGEEDLVATGSLDTNIIIYSMKKPMRTIKYLNAHKDGINALLWNDANTLVSAGTDACIKKWSVEF, from the coding sequence atgccAGAGATTAAATTGGACTCTATTATACCACCACAGCCAGCAACTCGCAGGAATTTCTCAGTCCATTTATCGTACGACGAAACTACCAACACAATTGCATACCCATGTGGCAAATCCGCATTCATCCGTTCACTCTCTGAAGACGTTAAAGACGAAATTACTGTCCAATTCACTGGACattcttcatctaatgTCACTGTTGTGAAGTTCTCTCCAATTAAGGGGTCACAATATGTCTGTTCCGGTGATGAATCCGGTAAAGTTATCGTCTGGGGTTGGAACAAAGACCTGGACACTGGAATCATCAGTACGACGATCAAATCCGAGTTCCAAGTTCTTGCGGGACCCATCACAGACATTGCATGGGATTGTGAAGGTAAAAGACTCGCTGTCGTCGGAGAAGGTAGGGATAAATTTGGtgtatttatttcttgGGATACTGGGAATTCACTTGGTGAAATTTCTGGTCATTCTCAAAAGATTAATGCTGTTCATTTTAAACAATCTAGGCCAATGAGATGTATGACTGTGGGTGATGCTGGGACTGCAGTTTTCTATCAGGGTCCTCCTTTCAAATTCACCGCTAGTGATAGAATGCACCATGATCAAGGAAAGTTTATTAGAGATGTGAAATTCTCGCCTGATAATGGAGAATTCGTAGTTAGTGTGGGGTCCGATAGGAAAATTGTTTGTTATGATGGCAAAACAGGAGAATTTATAAAGTATATTGAAGATGGAAGTCACCAAATAAATGGTGGAAACTTTGCATTGGATTGGattgattcaaataaattcgTAACTGCCAGTGCGGATTCGAAAATTGCCGTTTGGGATGTAACAACGTCTAAATGTGAACAAGTATGGACTGTCACTGGGAGTGATTCACTGAAAACACAACAAGTGGGTGTTGTTGTAGCAactaaaaataatcaaatcGTTTCTTTGTCATTGGATGGTACTTTAAACATCTTCCAAATGGGACAGGATTCAATACTAAGATCAATTAAAGGCCATAACAAAGGTATAACAGCTTTAGCGACAAACCCATTAGTAAGTGGTTCGTACGATGGTAAAGTAATGGAATGGGAAACCATTCCAAAAAGATTACATGATCTTCATAGGAATTTGATTGTTTCTATTGACAATGTTACATCAGGAAAAATTTCTAGTGTCTCATGGGATGACACATTGATGGTGAATgatgaaatcaaatataaattcGAACATCAACCAAAAGTATCTACAAGTAACGATGATGGTATGACAGCGGTAGTTACCTCCGAAAATATGTTACTGCTTTTGAATTCTGTTACAGGTGCTATTTTACAATCTTTACAGTTAAAAACCCCAGTAGCCGCTATTGGATTAAGTTCCAAAATCGTTTCTGTTGGATATGAAGAAACTAATTTGATTGAAGTGTTTGACATTTCTGAACTATCCTCGTGCTTCCAATtgaattccaaattaaCTTCTACACCATCGTGTATTtctatttcaaaatcagaGAGATATCTTGCTGCTGGTGACGTGATGGGTaagattatattatttgatttagAAACTAGAGATATAAAGACATCCAGATGGTCCTTCCATACAGGCAGGATAAATGCTATTTCATGGAGGCccgaagaagaagaaggggAAGAAGATTTGGTTGCGACAGGTTCATTGGATACGAACATTATCATATATTCAATGAAGAAACCAATGAGAACCATTAAATACTTGAATGCGCATAAAGATGGTATTAATGCATTGTTATGGAACGATGCGAACACTTTAGTCAGTGCCGGTACAGACGCATGTATAAAGAAATGGTCAGTTGAATTCTAG
- the NPL6 gene encoding Npl6p (similar to Saccharomyces cerevisiae NPL6 (YMR091C); ancestral locus Anc_2.471) — MLGNVNETEASGAEPMVSPDNEQEQTPIAVHLEEEGAELPTEQHTEQSADTDNEPEQEAKDGEQSLEPIEAEKEEIGNRNDQQSLEPSKLETEETSKPPEEHEPASRSSSKTRSRSITNKPNYKLDTEGLAIDDDDINDPDAREEDYNEDEDDELEVSSRVTRKRKLESDEDDEDEEEEEEEEDNAEDDNDEEKHERSNSITAIKSDKNLKKSVSSIPVDDEGNPLPVINEEYALPDDPEGEAKITRNGDLLGGRQFLIRTFTLTSRGERKFMLATECARSVGFRDSYLFFQYNKSIYKFVLLQSDKNDLIDRGLIPYSYRNRQIALVSARGVFKVFGAKIIRNGRNITDDYYSTKLRQEGSVVEGTLAREPKVPKKVTARGREGIELIDDTAAKNPAKNAVEFFQRRAQAHMTGTNVVATAGDQLNATNWLYQHAAACSRFNSDMYYDRVRLLLMERQGLRDPYTNVLHIPESTQSSKVIGFYKKIDGNDNASSSIVYETRIEDPDLTRQRSGLLDVSPAIYEGVVSDDIKEAILKQQEFERNL; from the coding sequence ATGTTAGGAAATGTAAATGAAACTGAGGCAAGTGGGGCAGAGCCTATGGTAAGTCCGGACAATGAACAAGAGCAAACACCAATAGCTGTCCATctagaagaagaaggagcTGAATTACCTACGGAACAGCACACCGAACAGTCAGCTGACACAGACAACGAACCAGAACAAGAAGCGAAAGATGGCGAACAATCGCTGGAACCAATTGAGGctgaaaaagaagagattGGAAACCGAAATGACCAACAATCATTGGAACCAAGTAAACTAGAAACTGAAGAAACTTCAAAACCCCCGGAAGAACATGAACCTGCATCAAGAAGCTCATCAAAGACAAGGTCTAGATCAATTACAAATAAGCCAAATTATAAGTTAGATACCGAAGGCCTAGCtatagatgatgatgacattAATGATCCGGATGCAAGGGAGGAAGATTacaatgaagatgaagatgatgaactCGAGGTCTCTTCTAGGGTCACGAGGAAACGTAAATTAGAAAGcgatgaagatgacgaagatgaagaagaagaagaagaagaagaagataatgcTGAAGACGACAATGATGAAGAGAAACATGAAAGAAGTAATTCCATAACGGCAATAAAATCCGACAAAAATCTCAAGAAATCTGTATCGTCAATTCCTGTTGATGACGAGGGAAATCCATTACCTGTTATCAATGAAGAGTATGCATTGCCAGATGATCCAGAGGGTGAAGCAAAAATTACTAGAAATGGTGACCTATTGGGTGGTAGACAATTTCTAATCAGAACCTTCACGTTGACATCGAGAGGAGAACGTAAATTCATGTTAGCTACTGAATGTGCTCGATCTGTTGGGTTTAGAGATTCCTACttattctttcaatacAATAAAAGTATTTATAAGTTTGTTCTTTTACAATCTGATAAGAACGATTTGATTGATCGTGGTTTGATACCCTATTCTTATAGGAATAGACAGATTGCCCTAGTGAGTGCGAGAGGTGTCTTTAAAGTCTTTGGAGCCAAGATTATACGAAATGGTAGAAATATTACAgatgattattattcgaCAAAATTACGTCAAGAAGGTTCCGTTGTGGAGGGGACACTTGCAAGAGAACCAAAAGTTCCTAAGAAAGTTACCGCAAGAGGTAGAGAGGgaattgaattgattgatgaCACCGCAGCTAAAAATCCAGCTAAAAATGCAGTAgaatttttccaaagaagAGCCCAAGCCCATATGACAGGGACCAATGTAGTAGCCACAGCGGGTGATCAATTAAATGCAACGAATTGGTTGTATCAACATGCAGCTGCATGTAGTAGATTTAATAGCGACATGTATTACGATCGTGTACGTTTATTGTTAATGGAGCGTCAAGGCTTGAGAGATCCTTATACCAATGTCTTACATATCCCAGAATCTACGCAATCTTCTAAAGTAATAGGATTTTATAAGAAAATAGatggtaatgataatgCTTCATCTAGTATTGTTTATGAAACTAGAATCGAAGATCCGGATCTAACGAGACAAAGGTCAGGACTTCTAGATGTGTCTCCAGCAATTTATGAAGGTGTTGTTTCagatgatattaaagaagCAATTTTGAAGCAAcaagaatttgaaagaaatttatAG
- the NDAI0H02270 gene encoding uncharacterized protein (similar to Saccharomyces cerevisiae YMR090W), whose amino-acid sequence MPGKLSKVAIIGANGKVGRLIIEKLKEDRKHFDVPLAIVRNKEQVDYFKNEVKIDASLTSIEHSSAKELANALKGCDAVIFTAGAGGTSIERIFTVDLDGCVKTVEACESVGIKRLIVVSAVKAEHRDFWWNIQGLRNYYIAKRAADHDVRQSKLDYTIVQPGWLKSGEPTGKLQPLEKFEEKAEGSYAIERADVASFIIQALLHPEKTARKTIELANGNQPIDEFIHALK is encoded by the coding sequence ATGCCAggaaaattatcaaaagtAGCAATCATCGGTGCAAATGGTAAAGTGGGTCGTttaatcattgaaaaacttAAGGAGGATCGTAAACATTTCGACGTGCCATTAGCGATTGTTCGTAATAAAGAACAAGTTGATTATTTTAAGAATGAAGTAAAGATCGATGCATCGCTAACTAGTATTGAGCATTCTAGTGCCAAAGAATTGGCGAATGCTTTGAAAGGCTGTGATGCTGTTATCTTTACTGCTGGTGCAGGTGGTACTAGTATAGAAAGAATCTTTACTGTGGATTTGGATGGTTGTGTCAAAACTGTAGAGGCTTGCGAATCCGTAGGAATCAAGAGAttaattgttgtttctGCAGTGAAAGCTGAACATAGAGATTTCTGGTGGAATATACAAGGTTTGagaaattattacattGCTAAGAGAGCTGCTGATCATGATGTTAGACAATCGAAATTAGACTATACAATTGTTCAGCCTGGTTGGTTAAAATCAGGCGAACCAACAGGTAAACTTCAACCTCTGGAAAAATTCGAGGAAAAAGCCGAAGGTAGCTATGCCATTGAAAGAGCTGACGTTGCCTCCTTTATAATTCAAGCTTTATTACACCCTGAAAAGACTGCAAGAAAGACAATTGAGTTAGCTAATGGTAACCAACCAATTGACGAATTTATTCATGCACTTAAATGA
- the NDAI0H02280 gene encoding uncharacterized protein (similar to Saccharomyces cerevisiae ABF1 (YKL112W); ancestral locus Anc_2.460), which yields MTMQHLYEYRHPIINNNLLPGGDPNSAPKFPTLESWYNAVNDYEFQSRCPIILKNSHKNKHFTFACHLKECHFKILLSYCGHQRDDNVIRSPSNTIAGLNDNGSIDTNSNNNSNIHSSIDHHNDNQNIASSLLTEKTENIEEIHKGSAEPETDTLLNVNNNHNKNTQPSEAKDDESRKYIPNAEVDVELAAAVAKTALESSNVNADVNSTELNKSNGDFPSNDSTDNRLTTENKNETTANKNGDANNNTNVNDNDNNNNSANIISQGFNPFSNEAIMDSQRSQRSKEQILGPFVVTKMEIYHTHPLEANLTLDQFVLTKIPRILQNDLDFDQTLEELYSSGNHNEVTKFRVSQFVEESGIVDIIKARYGLAHEYFTKRYCSLIARRVTTYKARFVLKMKRNGTYNMDPNTVVKHRNSANNTIVTSIYSNPTQRLLNTGQNRAINTIVRNNNNNSNNNPNKDNSLPVSVTDVINSGNQDKGQQQQQEQRDSTTPADITSERGPRPNDLLHHDIINSSSKHANMDDVSNKNITEITTSNDKEKSPEQVVDKNRDTNKETTATIANVNETRDNRNNNNNNNIDNELESLTTQEERNIERLKQYQRESSQSERQYRYPTLADIEMEAVTSAQHAINESLSLKRTLGEDDVNVVGHAQNAGIEDRNKRHKPNTVALTTAGATTTSLEDHSALSTLEELPDDKLPHDVAEQLRLLSSHFKDVDNNHPLNHGNNDDEGHDHDNNDEEEVEDVDADLVRVINAAAAAAAAAHGGDDVSLEHITAEPSPHLTTTTTNTTNTTTTTTNTTERNLLVIDSYTKNTSETHDDINKSKESHALDENENIQPELRDQ from the coding sequence ATGACCATGCAACACCTTTACGAATATAGGCATCCtatcatcaacaacaatttATTACCGGGAGGTGACCCAAACTCTGCTCCTAAGTTTCCTACTTTAGAATCATGGTATAACGCAGTTAACGATTATGAGTTTCAATCTCGTTGTCCCATTATCCTGAAAAATTCTCATAAGAATAAACATTTCACTTTTGCTTGTCATTTAAAGGAGTGccattttaaaatattattaagtTATTGTGGTCATCAAAGAGACGATAATGTAATCCGTTCTCCTTCAAACACTATTGCTGGActtaatgataatggtaGTATTGATAccaatagtaataataatagcaatATTCATAGCAGTATTGACCATCACAATGACAATCAAAATATCGCTTCTTCTTTACTTACGGAAAAGACTGAAAacattgaagaaatacACAAAGGATCAGCTGAACCTGAGACAGATACTTTATTGAATgtcaataataatcataataagAATACACAACCATCTGAGGCAAAAGACGACGAATCAAGGAAATATATACCTAACGCCGAGGTCGATGTCGAATTAGCTGCAGCAGTTGCCAAAACTGCCTTGGAAAGTTCAAATGTCAACGCAGACGTTAACTCTACTGAACTAAATAAATCAAACGGAGATTTTCCATCAAATGATAGCACAGATAATAGGTTAACTACagaaaataagaatgaGACAACTGCTAATAAAAATGGAGATGCtaacaataataccaaCGTTaacgataatgataataataataatagtgcAAATATTATATCACAAGGGTTTAATCCCTTTTCGAATGAGGCTATTATGGATTCTCAAAGATCTCAAAGATCTAAAGAACAAATATTAGGTCCCTTTGTTGTTACgaaaatggaaatttaTCATACTCATCCATTAGAGGCAAATTTAACGCTGGATCAATTTGTATTAACAAAGATACCAagaattttacaaaatgattTAGATTTTGATCAAACTTTAGAAGAATTGTATTCCTCGGGGAACCATAATGAAGTTACTAAATTTAGAGTATCTCAATTTGTAGAAGAGTCAGGTATCGTTGATATAATAAAAGCAAGATATGGACTCGCCCATGAATATTTCACAAAGAGATACTGTTCTCTGATTGCAAGACGTGTCACTACATATAAGGCAAGATTtgtattgaaaatgaaaagaaatggaaCTTATAATATGGACCCAAATACAGTGGTTAAACATAGAAACAGCGCAAACAATACCATTGTCACatcaatttattcaaatccaaCTCAACGATTATTGAATACAGGCCAAAACCGTGCAATAAATACAATTGTTAggaataataacaataatagtaataataatccaaACAAAGATAACTCGCTTCCAGTGTCGGTAACTGATGTCATAAATAGTGGTAACCAAGATAAGggacaacaacaacaacaagaacaaagaGATTCTACCACCCCAGCAGATATAACGTCTGAGAGGGGTCCTAGACCAAAcgatcttcttcatcatgatattataaattcttcttctaaacATGCTAATATGGATGATGTATCtaacaaaaatatcacAGAGATAACTACCTCAAATgacaaagaaaaatcacCTGAGCAGGTCGTTGATAAAAATAGAGACACTAATAAAGAGACTACGGCAACCATCGCTAATGTTAACGAAACACGTGACAAtaggaataataataacaataataatattgataatgaacTGGAATCATTGACTACTCAAGAGGAAAGAAACATAGAACGTTTAAAACAATACCAAAGAGAATCTTCTCAGTCTGAAAGACAATATCGTTATCCTACATTAGCTGATATTGAAATGGAAGCTGTGACATCTGCTCAACATGCCATAAATGAATCGCTTTCATTGAAGAGAACTTTAGGTGAAGATGATGTAAATGTTGTTGGTCATGCTCAAAATGCTGGCATTGAAGATAGGAATAAACGTCATAAACCTAATACAGTCGCGCTAACAACAGCAGgagcaacaacaacaagttTAGAAGATCATTCTGCATTGAGTACTTTAGAAGAATTACCTGATGATAAATTACCTCATGATGTCGCAGAACAATTAAGATTATTATCCTCGCATTTCAAAGATGTAGATAACAACCATCCTCTAAATCATGGCAATAATGACGATGAAGGACATGAccatgataataatgatgaagaagaagtggAAGATGTGGATGCAGACTTAGTCCGTGTCATTAATGCAGCAGCTGCAGCAGCAGCTGCCGCTCATGGTGGAGATGACGTCTCTTTGGAACATATTACTGCTGAACCATCGCCCCATTTAACAACTACTACCACTAATACTACGAATACTACCACCACAACTACCAATACGACAGAGCGTAATTTACTCGTTATTGATAGTTATACAAAGAATACTTCCGAAACACATGACGATATTAACAAATCTAAGGAATCACATGCATTGGATgagaatgaaaatattcaacCTGAATTAAGGGATCAGTAA
- the RAD27 gene encoding multifunctional nuclease RAD27 (similar to Saccharomyces cerevisiae RAD27 (YKL113C); ancestral locus Anc_2.459) yields MGIKGLTAIISENAPLAIRKSDIKAFFGRKVAIDASMSLYQFLIAVRQQDGGQLTNDAGETTSHLMGMFYRTLRMIDNGIKPCYVFDGKPPVLKSHELDKRIARRAETEKKFAEATDQAEKIKQERRLVKVSKEHNDEAKKLLELMGIPYVNAPGEAEAQCAELAKKGKVYAAASEDMDTLCYRTPYLLRHLTFSEAKKEPIQEINTEQVLQGLELTLEQFIDLGIMLGCDYCENIRGIGPVTAFKLIKEHGSLEKIIEFIESDENTNKKWKVPENWPYKEARELFVTPDIIDGNQITLKWEPPKEDALIEFLCKEKLFNEERVKAGIKRLQKGLKAGVQTRLEGFFKVVPKTKEQLASAAAKAKAAKKANKANKGKGRIIKKR; encoded by the coding sequence ATGGGTATCAAAGGGTTAACAGCAATCATCTCAGAAAATGCACCATTAGCCATTAGAAAAAGTGACATCAAGGCATTTTTCGGTAGAAAAGTAGCCATCGATGCCTCCATGTCATTAtatcaatttttaattgCCGTCAGACAACAGGATGGTGGACAATTAACCAATGACGCAGGTGAAACTACTTCTCATTTGATGGGGATGTTCTATAGAACCTTAAGGATGATTGATAATGGTATTAAACCATGTTATGTATTTGATGGGAAACCACCTGTTTTGAAATCTCATGAATTAGATAAGAGAATTGCAAGAAGAGCTGAGactgaaaaaaaatttgctGAAGCTACTGATCAAGctgaaaagattaaacaagaaagaagaTTAGTTAAAGTTTCAAAAGAACATAACGATGAAgcaaagaaattattagagTTGATGGGTATTCCATATGTTAATGCTCCTGGTGAAGCAGAAGCTCAATGTGCAGAATTAGCTAAGAAGGGTAAAGTATACGCTGCGGCAAGTGAAGATATGGATACTTTATGTTATAGAACTCCGTATTTATTAAGGCATTTGACATTTTCAGAAGCCAAAAAGGAACccattcaagaaattaataCTGAACAAGTTTTACAAGGGTTAGAATTAACTTTGGAACAATTTATAGATTTGGGTATTATGTTGGGTTGTGATTATTGTGAAAATATTAGGGGTATCGGTCCCGTTACTGCAttcaaattgattaaagaaCATGGGTCtttagaaaaaattatagaattcattgaatcaGACGAAAACACAAACAAGAAATGGAAAGTTCCAGAAAATTGGCCCTATAAAGAAGCCAGAGAATTGTTTGTCACCcctgatattattgatggtAACCAAATAACGTTGAAATGGGAACCACCAAAGGAAGACGCCCTAATAGAATTTCTATGTAAGGAAAAATTGTTCAATGAAGAAAGAGTTAAAGCTGGTATTAAAAGATTACAAAAGGGTCTAAAAGCCGGCGTACAGACAAGATTAGAAGGGTTCTTTAAAGTTGTGCCTAAAACTAAAGAACAGTTGGCTTCGGCAGCTGCTAAGGCAAAAGCCGCTAAAAAGGCAAATAAAGCCAACAAAGGTAAGGGTAGGATTATAAAAAAGAGATAG
- the NDAI0H02300 gene encoding glucose-6-phosphate 1-epimerase (similar to Saccharomyces cerevisiae YMR099C; ancestral locus Anc_2.456), protein MPVQNTDTTVVLTHPHNKETSVTILKYGATVYSWKLNSEEQLWLSTAAKLDGSKPVRGGIPLVFPVFGKNETDELLSKLPQHGLARNSTWEFLGQTKENPPTVQFGLNEKIANPELTALWPRSFQLVLTVELGADYLKTGIEVDNTSNTEALKFNWLFHTYLRIEDIEDTMVSNLAGMHLYDQLIKESFVDKHPVITFHQETDCIYSNVDADRNIQVVSRGKQIHTLKRENLPDAVVWNPWVKKSEGMGDFEPKIGYKNMVCVEPGHVHDFIELAPGKKWNASQLLYKDELKYQAIQ, encoded by the coding sequence ATGCCTGTCCAAAATACCGATACAACAGTTGTCTTGACTCATCCACACAACAAAGAAACTTCTGTAACCATCTTAAAGTATGGTGCCACGGTATATTCATGGAAGTTAAATTCTGAAGAACAATTATGGTTATCTACTGCCGCTAAATTAGATGGTTCCAAACCAGTCAGAGGTGGTATTCCATTAGTCTTCCCTGTTTTCGGTAAGAACGAAactgatgaattattaagcAAATTGCCACAACATGGTCTTGCTAGAAACTCCACTTGGGAATTTTTAGGTCAAACAAAGGAAAATCCACCAACTGTTCAATTTGgattgaatgaaaaaattgctAATCCAGAATTGACTGCCTTATGGCCAAGATCTTTCCAATTGGTCTTGACCGTTGAATTAGGTGCCgattatttgaaaacagGCATTGAAGTTGATAATACATCTAACACAGAAGCATTGAAATTCAATTGGTTGTTCCATACTTACTTAAGAATCGAAGACATTGAAGATACAATGGTTTCTAACCTAGCCGGTATGCATCTTTATGATCAATTGATTAAGGAAAGTTTCGTTGATAAGCATCCAGTCATTACATTCCACCAAGAAACTGATTGTATTTACTCTAATGTTGATGCTGATCGTAACATCCAAGTGGTTAGTAGAGGTAAGCAGATTCATACCttgaaaagagaaaacTTGCCGGATGCTGTCGTTTGGAACCCATGGGTTAAGAAATCTGAAGGAATGGGCGATTTCGAACCAAAGATTGGTTACAAGAACATGGTTTGTGTCGAACCTGGCCATGTTCACGATTTCATTGAGTTGGCACCTGGTAAGAAATGGAATGCTTCTCAATTGCTATATAAggatgaattgaaatacCAAGCCATTCAATAG